A single window of Onychomys torridus chromosome 8, mOncTor1.1, whole genome shotgun sequence DNA harbors:
- the LOC118590221 gene encoding 60S ribosomal protein L34-like, protein MDMEQGRETVLWGRCLEALRVVQRLTYRRRLSYNTASNKIRLSQTPGNRIVYLYTKKVGKAPKSECGVCPGRLRGVRAGRPNILMRLSKTKKHVSRAYGGSMCAKCVCDRTKRVFLIEEQKIFVVKVLKAQTQSQKVK, encoded by the exons ATGGACATGGAGCAAGGAAGGGAGACAG TTCTATGGGGACGGTGCTTAGAGGCACTCAGAGTGGTCCAGCGTTTGACATACCGTCGTAGGCTTTCCTACAACACAGCCTCTAACAAAATTAGGCTGTCTCAAACCCCTGGCAATAGGATTGTTTACCTTTATACCAAGAAGGTTGGAAAAGCACCTAAATCCGAATGTGGTGTATGCCCAGGCAGGCTTCGAGGGGTTCGTGCTGGGAGACCGAACATCCTTATGAGGTTGTCTAAGACAAAGAAGCATGTCAGCAGGGCCTACGGTGGGTCCATGTGTGCCAAGTGTGTCTGTGACAGGACCAAGCGGGTTTTCCTTATTGAGGAGCAGAAAATCTTTGTTGTGAAGGTGTTGAAGGCACAAACACAGAGTcagaaagtgaaataa